In Cloacibacterium caeni, a single window of DNA contains:
- the atpB gene encoding F0F1 ATP synthase subunit A — MLKRGVLLIGFLSTFSLSLAQHHEAAAETKPATETKVVSAEEAEKEQIKKENKEFIDHHLLDAHSFDIMVEKKADGTEHHIGFPLPVIFYDEANGLHAFMSSEFHHGKEMKDAHGKKYNVVESKGANYALYHEKIVKTDASGAITLDDHGHVTNEKVLDLSITKSVLMILCASLLMIVIFGSMARNYKKSPIPTGAGKLFEPLVIFIRDEIAIPNIGPKYHKYISYLLTIFFFILFLNVFGLLPFGINVTGNLAITAALAIFTFIITQFTANRNYWQHIFWMPGLPFLMKLVMIPIELIGMIIKPFALLIRLFANMSAGHIVIMSLIAMIYYFQNVIAGVAFPFLTFVLYLLEILVAFLQAYIFTMLSAVYFGMANEEHHHEEAHH; from the coding sequence ATGCTGAAAAGAGGAGTTTTATTAATCGGTTTTTTATCTACATTTTCACTTTCTTTAGCGCAACATCACGAAGCTGCGGCAGAAACTAAACCTGCTACAGAAACCAAAGTGGTAAGTGCCGAAGAAGCAGAAAAAGAACAAATAAAGAAAGAAAATAAGGAGTTTATAGACCATCACTTGTTAGATGCTCACAGCTTTGATATTATGGTGGAAAAGAAAGCAGACGGTACAGAACACCACATCGGTTTTCCACTTCCTGTTATTTTCTATGATGAAGCAAACGGTCTTCATGCATTCATGAGTTCAGAATTTCACCACGGTAAAGAAATGAAAGATGCTCATGGCAAAAAATACAACGTAGTAGAAAGCAAAGGTGCAAACTACGCTCTTTACCACGAAAAAATTGTAAAAACAGATGCTTCTGGTGCCATTACTTTAGATGACCACGGTCACGTTACCAATGAAAAAGTTTTAGACTTATCTATCACGAAAAGTGTTTTAATGATTTTATGCGCATCGTTATTGATGATTGTAATTTTCGGTTCTATGGCTAGAAATTATAAGAAATCACCAATTCCTACAGGTGCAGGTAAATTATTCGAACCACTGGTAATCTTCATCAGAGATGAGATTGCAATTCCAAACATCGGACCGAAATATCACAAATATATTTCTTACTTATTGACTATTTTCTTCTTCATTTTATTCCTGAACGTATTTGGTTTATTACCTTTCGGGATTAATGTAACAGGGAATTTAGCCATTACAGCTGCTTTAGCAATTTTTACCTTCATCATTACGCAGTTTACGGCAAACAGAAACTATTGGCAACACATCTTCTGGATGCCAGGTTTACCGTTCTTGATGAAATTGGTAATGATTCCTATCGAATTAATCGGGATGATCATTAAACCGTTTGCATTGTTAATACGTCTCTTTGCGAACATGTCTGCAGGTCACATCGTAATTATGTCATTAATTGCAATGATTTATTACTTCCAAAATGTAATTGCAGGCGTTGCATTCCCATTCTTAACATTTGTATTGTATTTATTAGAGATATTAGTAGCATTTTTACAAGCGTATATCTTCACCATGCTTTCTGCGGTTTACTTCGGTATGGCAAATGAAGAACACCACCACGAAGAAGCTCATCACTAA
- a CDS encoding outer membrane beta-barrel family protein, with the protein MIKKLILITVMLLISNISYAQSDSIKIDSIIKTIELKGVTVTAKKKLFERKIDRLVFNVENNISATGLDAYELLKITPNLRVNNDVITIPGKNKLAIMINDRLVQLSNEELINYLKTISSNDIKKIEVITTPPSKYDAEGNSGLINIVLKKITTDNWKATLRSSFGAATYTSYNNGVNFSFKKNKILLQSDINYNNGSWLKTKTNTYNYIDRKWIDNSETKENYNTISSRLNFEYNISKKITTGIQYFLNKSDLNVIDDNVSSINYDNINNQNFNIITEGETKPKNISHSINLYSVYQIDSLGKKLSFDVDYFNFNNEIRRNFTTNQILQNSNSLYSAINNGSQKVNNFSIKTDAEIPLKFVNLSFGGKISYIKTTNDVKLYNTTTGIPVFDPNQSDEFEYNENIQALYFSINKKINKWETQLGIRYENTKTEGNSISLNQINSNNYSKFFPTAYISYVPNDDYTFSLNYSKRLSRPPYGRLNPFKWYNSELSYRQGNPFLQPSFTDNVEFNFNYKNNWNSTLYYSSTKDGYEYITILNNNTNFQETKPFNYYNTNSIGFSQSFNINVFKKLSIYNSLSIYYSDSKSSLQITNQRLFGWGGDFSINCDYFINNSKTIIFNTRFSNIFKGVWDLDRNNSYNQLDASLKFLFFDKNLQITLAGTDLFHSYQQEFISYTNDIQINYKSYLDKRAFRISLIYNFGNNKISSRNKSTGNEDEKNRAR; encoded by the coding sequence ATGATTAAAAAGTTAATCTTAATAACAGTAATGTTACTTATAAGTAATATTAGTTATGCGCAATCAGATAGTATTAAAATTGATAGTATAATAAAAACAATTGAACTTAAGGGGGTTACAGTAACTGCAAAGAAAAAGCTTTTTGAAAGAAAAATTGACAGATTAGTTTTTAACGTGGAAAATAATATTTCAGCTACTGGTTTAGACGCTTATGAGTTATTAAAAATAACACCAAATTTAAGAGTGAATAATGATGTAATAACTATACCTGGAAAAAATAAACTTGCTATAATGATTAATGATAGATTAGTACAATTATCTAATGAAGAATTAATTAATTATTTAAAAACTATTTCTAGTAATGACATTAAAAAAATTGAGGTAATCACAACACCCCCTTCAAAATATGATGCTGAGGGTAATAGTGGTTTGATAAATATTGTGCTAAAAAAAATCACTACTGATAATTGGAAAGCTACATTACGCTCTTCTTTTGGTGCAGCTACATATACATCTTATAATAATGGCGTAAATTTTAGTTTTAAAAAAAATAAAATACTATTACAATCTGACATCAATTATAATAATGGTTCTTGGCTCAAAACAAAAACTAACACGTATAATTATATTGACAGAAAATGGATTGATAATTCTGAAACTAAAGAAAATTATAATACTATTAGCAGTAGATTAAATTTTGAATATAATATATCAAAAAAAATAACAACAGGTATTCAATATTTTTTAAACAAAAGTGACTTAAATGTAATTGATGATAATGTTTCTTCTATCAATTATGACAATATTAATAATCAGAATTTCAACATTATAACTGAAGGAGAAACAAAACCTAAAAACATTTCTCATTCAATAAATTTATATTCCGTCTATCAAATAGATAGTTTAGGAAAAAAATTATCTTTTGATGTAGATTACTTTAACTTCAATAATGAGATAAGAAGAAATTTTACCACAAATCAAATACTTCAGAACTCAAACTCTCTTTATTCAGCTATAAATAATGGGAGTCAAAAAGTAAATAATTTTTCAATAAAAACAGATGCAGAAATACCTTTAAAGTTTGTAAATCTATCATTTGGAGGTAAAATATCATATATAAAAACCACAAATGATGTAAAATTATATAACACAACTACTGGAATTCCTGTTTTTGACCCTAATCAAAGTGATGAATTTGAATACAATGAAAATATTCAAGCATTATATTTTTCTATAAATAAAAAAATAAATAAATGGGAAACGCAACTTGGCATTAGATATGAAAACACTAAAACAGAAGGGAACTCTATCTCTTTAAATCAAATAAATTCTAATAACTACTCAAAGTTTTTTCCAACAGCATATATTTCTTATGTTCCAAATGATGATTATACATTTAGTTTAAACTATTCAAAAAGATTAAGTCGTCCTCCTTATGGAAGACTAAATCCTTTTAAATGGTATAATAGCGAATTGTCATATAGGCAAGGCAATCCATTTTTACAACCATCATTTACAGATAATGTAGAATTTAACTTTAATTATAAAAATAATTGGAACTCTACATTATATTACTCATCTACCAAAGACGGCTATGAATATATAACTATATTAAATAATAACACCAATTTTCAAGAAACTAAACCATTTAATTATTACAATACCAATTCAATAGGTTTTTCACAGAGTTTTAATATTAATGTTTTTAAAAAACTTTCAATTTATAATTCACTAAGTATATATTACAGTGATTCAAAATCTTCTTTACAAATTACCAATCAGAGATTATTTGGATGGGGTGGCGATTTTTCAATAAACTGCGATTATTTTATTAATAATTCCAAAACTATCATCTTTAATACTAGATTTTCAAATATTTTTAAAGGAGTATGGGATTTAGACCGAAATAATTCATATAATCAACTAGATGCATCATTAAAATTTTTATTTTTTGATAAAAATTTACAAATAACATTAGCAGGAACAGACTTGTTTCACAGTTATCAACAAGAATTTATTAGTTATACTAACGATATACAAATAAACTATAAAAGTTACCTTGACAAAAGAGCCTTTAGAATTTCGTTAATATACAATTTTGGAAATAACAAAATCTCTAGTAGAAACAAATCAACGGGTAATGAAGATGAGAAAAACAGAGCAAGATAA
- a CDS encoding tetratricopeptide repeat protein, with translation MKLKDIYKEINTNVFIVTEQDDDNELNWTIESTDFELIPEEENYYFVKAFEISENEKTDCYIGIMTPERIAEIVIKQGSNGQTKVESIYEQVKSIIPSIASECFGDYELYYSKENSQIGIDILKSGLTIATNKNVVAEDLGYILRDEGRIEEAIEAFKISEENGPSSEYTFWELAGLYEELGQTDKQTEYRQKYKDNGGIDQ, from the coding sequence ATGAAACTGAAAGACATTTATAAAGAAATAAATACAAATGTTTTTATCGTTACTGAACAGGACGATGATAACGAACTTAATTGGACAATTGAATCGACAGACTTTGAACTTATACCCGAAGAAGAAAACTATTATTTCGTAAAGGCTTTTGAAATTTCCGAAAACGAAAAAACAGACTGCTACATCGGAATTATGACACCAGAACGAATTGCAGAAATTGTAATTAAACAAGGCTCAAATGGACAAACAAAAGTTGAAAGTATTTACGAACAAGTAAAGTCTATAATTCCATCTATTGCATCTGAGTGTTTTGGCGACTACGAACTATATTATTCAAAGGAAAATTCACAAATCGGCATTGACATTTTAAAAAGTGGACTTACAATAGCGACAAACAAAAATGTAGTTGCCGAAGACCTTGGATACATATTGCGTGACGAAGGACGAATTGAAGAAGCTATTGAAGCCTTTAAAATAAGTGAAGAAAATGGACCATCTTCTGAATATACTTTTTGGGAATTAGCGGGACTTTATGAAGAACTTGGACAAACAGACAAACAAACGGAATATAGACAAAAATATAAAGACAACGGTGGAATTGACCAATGA
- a CDS encoding AtpZ/AtpI family protein: MALQDQNTPKTPEEQQEEYKKNPMRLYGIYSSIVFQMLVIIALGFWGGKKINDYLELPNDLLTVAIGLAGLGLALYSTLKQIENINK, from the coding sequence ATGGCTCTACAAGACCAAAATACTCCGAAAACTCCTGAAGAACAACAGGAAGAGTACAAAAAAAATCCCATGCGATTGTACGGAATTTATTCTTCCATCGTGTTTCAGATGTTGGTCATCATTGCTTTAGGATTTTGGGGCGGGAAGAAAATTAATGATTATCTAGAATTGCCCAATGATTTATTAACCGTAGCCATCGGTTTAGCAGGATTAGGATTAGCCTTGTACAGTACCTTAAAACAAATAGAAAATATAAACAAATAA
- the erm gene encoding 23S ribosomal RNA methyltransferase Erm, with protein MNKNKLPVRFTGQHFTIDKVLIEDAIKQSRINQNDTVLDIGAGKGFLTVQLLQKAKFVIAIENDFELITHLKHKFKQTQNIQVFGCDFRNYKIPNFSFKVVSNIPFGITSEILKILMFENMESFQGGSIFLQLEPAKKLFVDKIFNPYTILYHTFYSLKIVYEINPNSFIPPPTVKSAFLKIERKPLHIDFNQKVKYLKFLSFLLQKPNLPVRTALKLIFRKSQVNEISEKLGINLNLKIVNLSPSQWKDCFIEMLKVVPEKFHPS; from the coding sequence ATGAATAAAAATAAATTGCCTGTAAGATTTACAGGTCAGCACTTTACAATTGACAAAGTGCTAATTGAAGATGCAATAAAACAATCAAGAATTAATCAAAACGATACGGTCTTAGATATTGGTGCAGGAAAAGGATTTCTAACTGTACAACTACTACAAAAGGCTAAATTTGTCATTGCGATTGAGAATGATTTTGAGTTAATAACGCATCTAAAACACAAATTTAAACAAACTCAAAACATTCAAGTTTTTGGATGTGATTTCAGAAATTATAAAATTCCTAATTTTTCGTTTAAGGTTGTTTCTAACATACCATTTGGTATAACATCAGAAATCTTAAAAATATTGATGTTTGAAAATATGGAAAGTTTTCAGGGCGGTTCAATTTTCCTGCAATTAGAACCTGCTAAAAAGTTATTTGTAGACAAAATCTTTAATCCTTACACTATCCTATATCATACATTTTATAGTTTGAAGATAGTTTACGAAATAAATCCTAATAGTTTTATACCTCCTCCAACTGTTAAGTCTGCTTTTCTTAAAATTGAACGAAAACCTTTACATATTGATTTTAATCAGAAAGTCAAATATTTAAAATTTCTATCTTTTCTGTTACAAAAACCTAATTTACCTGTCAGAACGGCTTTAAAATTAATATTCAGAAAAAGTCAGGTTAATGAAATTTCCGAAAAACTTGGAATTAATTTGAACTTAAAAATCGTGAATCTATCTCCAAGTCAATGGAAAGATTGTTTTATTGAAATGCTGAAAGTTGTCCCTGAAAAGTTCCACCCTTCATAA
- a CDS encoding F0F1 ATP synthase subunit B encodes MGLLENFSSGLFIIQSVIFLILLFVLGKFAWKPILTALNEREVSIQDAINQAKLAKEEVANLKADNERIIREAKAERDAILKEARELKDKIVGEAKDLAKSEGDKMIEQAKQSINAEKNAAMADIKNQIGSLSVEIAETILKQKLDNADAHNALVEKIINKSNLN; translated from the coding sequence ATGGGATTATTAGAGAATTTTTCGTCAGGTTTGTTCATCATTCAGTCAGTTATTTTCTTGATACTTCTTTTCGTGTTAGGAAAATTTGCATGGAAACCTATCCTTACTGCTTTAAATGAGAGAGAAGTTTCTATTCAAGACGCTATTAACCAAGCTAAATTGGCTAAAGAAGAAGTTGCAAATCTTAAAGCAGACAATGAGAGAATCATCCGCGAAGCTAAAGCTGAACGTGATGCAATCTTAAAAGAAGCAAGAGAGTTAAAAGACAAAATTGTAGGTGAAGCAAAAGACCTTGCAAAATCTGAAGGAGACAAAATGATAGAACAAGCTAAACAATCAATCAATGCTGAGAAAAATGCAGCAATGGCTGATATCAAAAATCAAATTGGTTCTCTTTCTGTAGAAATTGCAGAAACTATTCTAAAACAAAAATTAGATAATGCTGATGCTCACAACGCATTAGTTGAAAAAATCATTAATAAATCTAACTTAAATTAA
- a CDS encoding tyrosine-type recombinase/integrase: protein MDFNLYKFSIGEHYSKKVIWITFPKDYTLIKELRERFSSVKWSSTHKAWYLPDLPSIRTALQINPSEIGDELIASIAPNNQEAFLRFRNQLKLKAYSKNTIRTYTTEFAHLLRTIKHYSVNELTQERLKDYFLYCIKKENIKENHLNSRINAIKFYFEKVLHREKMFFDIPRPKTPKLLPKMLTKSEIKKIFKQTSNPKHLLMLQLSYGMGLRVSEIVNLKIEHINSEDMLVLIAGAKGKKDRYTNLPESILPLLRTYYKEYKPKDYLFEGQYGGAYSVRSVQMVFKNALKNAKINKTIGIHGLRHSYATHLIESGADIRFLQELLGHNSIKTTQIYTHVTDVSKSKIKSPLDFL, encoded by the coding sequence ATGGATTTTAATTTATACAAATTCAGTATAGGAGAACACTATTCTAAAAAAGTCATTTGGATTACTTTTCCCAAAGATTATACCTTGATTAAGGAACTTAGAGAGCGTTTCTCGTCTGTAAAGTGGAGCAGTACTCATAAAGCATGGTATTTGCCAGATTTACCATCTATACGTACTGCTTTACAAATTAATCCTAGCGAAATAGGAGATGAACTTATAGCAAGTATAGCACCTAATAACCAAGAAGCTTTTTTGCGGTTTAGAAATCAATTAAAACTAAAAGCATATAGTAAGAATACCATTAGAACCTACACTACAGAATTTGCGCATTTGCTTAGAACAATTAAGCATTACTCTGTAAATGAACTCACACAAGAGAGATTGAAAGATTATTTTCTATACTGTATTAAAAAAGAAAATATTAAAGAAAATCATCTCAATAGCAGAATTAATGCAATAAAGTTTTATTTCGAAAAAGTGTTGCACAGGGAAAAAATGTTTTTTGATATTCCACGTCCTAAAACACCAAAACTGCTTCCTAAAATGCTCACAAAATCAGAAATTAAAAAGATTTTCAAGCAAACATCTAATCCTAAACATCTCCTCATGCTCCAGCTTTCTTATGGAATGGGTTTAAGGGTTTCCGAAATTGTAAATCTTAAAATAGAGCATATTAATTCTGAGGATATGCTGGTTTTAATTGCTGGTGCAAAAGGAAAAAAAGATAGGTATACCAATTTGCCGGAGTCTATATTACCTCTATTGAGAACTTATTATAAAGAATACAAGCCAAAAGATTATCTTTTCGAAGGTCAATACGGTGGTGCATATTCGGTGAGAAGTGTACAGATGGTTTTTAAAAATGCACTCAAAAATGCTAAAATCAACAAAACCATTGGTATACACGGTTTGAGACACAGTTACGCCACTCATCTTATAGAAAGTGGGGCGGATATTAGATTTTTGCAGGAACTTTTGGGGCATAATTCTATTAAAACTACCCAAATCTATACCCATGTTACAGATGTTTCTAAATCGAAAATAAAAAGTCCTCTTGATTTTTTATAA
- the atpA gene encoding F0F1 ATP synthase subunit alpha, whose protein sequence is MAEINPAEVSAILKQQLANFDTQASVEEVGTVLQIGDGIALVYGLENVQYGELVKFESGIEGIVLNLAEDNVGVALLGESKRVKEGDTVRRTERISSIKVGEGLLGRVVDTLGNPIDGKGPVTGDLYEMPLERKAPGVIFRQPVNEPLQTGIVAIDSMIPIGRGQRELIIGDRQTGKTTVAIDTILNQKEFYDAGEPVFCIYVAVGQKGSTVAQIVKTLEDKGALAYTVVVAANASDPSPMQVYAPMAGAAIGEYFRDTGRPALIVYDDLSKQAVAYRELSLLLRRPPGREAYPGDVFYLHSRLLERAAKVIKDDTIASQMNDLPESLKPMVKGGGSLTALPIIETQAGDVSAYIPTNVISITDGQIFLESDLFNSGVRPAINVGISVSRVGGNAQIKSMKKVSGTLKLDQAQYKELEAFAKFGSDLDAATMAVIAKGERNVEILKQPVNSPLPVESQVAMIYAGTENLLRNVPVRKVREFQVEYVDFLKNKHPEVMAALKSGKIDDSLTGVLKQVATDLASKYN, encoded by the coding sequence ATGGCAGAAATAAATCCGGCTGAAGTTTCAGCAATTTTAAAACAACAGTTAGCCAACTTTGATACACAAGCGAGTGTAGAAGAAGTGGGTACAGTATTACAAATTGGAGACGGTATCGCTCTAGTTTACGGTTTAGAAAACGTACAATACGGTGAATTGGTAAAATTCGAATCAGGAATTGAAGGTATTGTATTGAACCTTGCAGAAGACAATGTAGGTGTTGCACTTCTTGGAGAATCTAAAAGAGTAAAAGAAGGAGATACGGTAAGAAGAACCGAAAGAATCTCTTCTATTAAAGTAGGAGAAGGTCTTTTAGGAAGAGTAGTAGATACTCTAGGAAATCCTATCGATGGTAAAGGTCCTGTAACAGGTGACCTTTATGAAATGCCACTAGAAAGAAAAGCTCCAGGAGTAATTTTCCGTCAACCGGTAAATGAACCACTTCAGACAGGTATCGTAGCAATTGACTCTATGATTCCAATCGGAAGAGGACAAAGAGAGTTGATCATCGGAGATAGACAAACTGGTAAAACTACCGTTGCTATCGACACTATTTTGAACCAAAAAGAATTTTATGATGCTGGTGAGCCTGTATTTTGTATTTACGTTGCTGTAGGTCAAAAAGGTTCTACTGTAGCACAAATCGTAAAAACTTTAGAAGATAAAGGAGCTTTAGCTTATACCGTTGTGGTAGCAGCAAACGCTTCAGACCCTTCTCCAATGCAGGTGTATGCGCCAATGGCTGGAGCTGCAATTGGAGAATATTTCAGAGACACTGGTAGACCAGCATTAATTGTTTATGATGACTTATCTAAACAAGCAGTAGCTTACCGTGAGCTTTCTCTATTATTAAGAAGACCACCAGGTCGTGAAGCATATCCTGGAGACGTTTTCTATCTTCACTCAAGATTATTAGAAAGAGCTGCTAAAGTGATTAAAGATGATACCATCGCTTCTCAAATGAATGATTTACCAGAATCATTGAAACCAATGGTAAAAGGAGGAGGTTCATTAACGGCTCTTCCAATCATCGAAACTCAAGCAGGTGACGTTTCAGCATATATTCCTACCAACGTAATTTCTATTACAGACGGACAGATCTTCTTAGAGTCAGATTTATTCAACTCTGGGGTGAGACCAGCGATTAACGTAGGGATTTCTGTATCGAGAGTAGGAGGTAACGCTCAGATTAAGTCTATGAAAAAAGTTTCTGGTACATTGAAACTTGACCAAGCGCAGTACAAAGAATTAGAAGCTTTTGCTAAATTTGGTTCTGACTTAGATGCGGCTACTATGGCAGTAATTGCAAAAGGAGAAAGAAACGTAGAAATTCTTAAACAACCAGTAAACTCTCCACTACCTGTAGAATCACAAGTAGCGATGATTTACGCAGGAACTGAAAACTTATTGAGAAACGTTCCTGTAAGAAAAGTAAGAGAATTCCAAGTAGAATACGTAGACTTCTTAAAAAATAAACACCCAGAAGTAATGGCTGCTCTTAAATCTGGTAAGATTGATGACAGTTTAACAGGTGTTCTTAAGCAAGTAGCTACAGATTTAGCTTCTAAATATAACTAA
- the atpE gene encoding ATP synthase F0 subunit C, whose protein sequence is MEIPKLVGAGLVVIGAGLGIGKIGAAALEGMARQPEQAGKLQTAMLIAAALVEGLAFAALFAVN, encoded by the coding sequence ATGGAAATTCCAAAACTAGTAGGTGCAGGTTTAGTAGTAATCGGAGCAGGTTTAGGTATCGGTAAAATCGGTGCTGCTGCTTTAGAAGGTATGGCTCGTCAGCCAGAACAAGCTGGTAAATTACAAACTGCAATGCTTATTGCTGCTGCACTAGTTGAAGGTCTTGCATTTGCTGCATTATTTGCTGTAAACTAA
- a CDS encoding DUF6734 family protein: MENIIHSFWSLPSNKDKTTEHDRNNGGFLSEKHHAMSWALSCLSWKKHYGRILLFTDIKGKEWLIDKLQLPYDEVNVCLDNINDVNPIYYAYPKLYVYSLQELPFLHVDGDTYIFNKLPINYKNSDLICQSFEYNYSFYGKVLNQVCNNLKGLPNEIYEYNSANFKAINAGVIGGKNISFFKELFLFVNHIFENNEIKSETIDLERYNVLMEQFYFYMLANKKNLKINRLINTYISENFKELTQFHLTPYYNSYIHLISFSKRQYLHYLQLECRLKKEFPETFRHINSLYKDFNPQNTFITKDNLNHFKLTALLIDDKENKNIEENKSKIEKFLDETLKDKSSFSLFIYDLYQIEYFLYRISTQYSKKINEKEVYNNISILYDNMNINELKFKINENKGELIFLNFDYSNFDLINDLEKIVTDYKNLKQTKPSPYFIFVEDDWSDMYIECKQLVGWNLLYYYLDGESKNISDFINIISKSNFLDYEGDNLEYDLTDFLLSNAVYHSYLKIEI, translated from the coding sequence ATGGAAAATATAATACACTCATTTTGGTCTTTACCTAGTAATAAAGACAAAACAACTGAACACGACAGAAATAATGGAGGTTTTCTTTCAGAAAAGCATCACGCTATGAGTTGGGCATTAAGTTGTTTAAGTTGGAAAAAACATTACGGTAGAATTTTACTTTTTACTGATATAAAAGGCAAGGAGTGGCTAATAGATAAATTACAACTCCCTTATGATGAAGTTAATGTTTGTTTAGACAATATAAATGATGTCAATCCAATCTACTATGCATATCCAAAATTATATGTTTATTCTCTTCAAGAGCTCCCATTCCTTCATGTTGATGGAGATACCTATATTTTTAATAAATTACCAATAAATTATAAAAATTCAGACTTGATTTGTCAAAGTTTTGAATATAATTATTCATTTTACGGTAAAGTTCTAAATCAAGTTTGTAATAATCTAAAAGGTTTACCTAATGAAATTTATGAATATAATTCAGCTAATTTCAAAGCCATAAATGCTGGAGTTATTGGAGGAAAAAACATCTCTTTTTTTAAGGAATTATTTTTATTTGTAAATCATATTTTTGAAAATAATGAAATTAAATCTGAAACAATAGATTTAGAAAGATACAATGTTCTTATGGAACAATTCTATTTTTATATGCTTGCTAATAAAAAAAATTTAAAAATAAATAGATTAATAAACACTTATATTAGTGAAAATTTTAAAGAATTAACACAATTTCATTTAACTCCTTATTATAATTCATACATACATTTAATTAGTTTTTCTAAACGACAATATTTGCATTATTTACAATTAGAGTGTAGATTAAAAAAAGAGTTTCCAGAAACATTTAGGCATATAAATTCCTTATATAAGGATTTTAATCCACAAAACACTTTCATTACTAAAGATAATTTAAATCATTTTAAATTAACAGCTTTATTAATAGATGATAAAGAAAATAAAAATATTGAAGAGAATAAAAGCAAAATTGAAAAGTTCCTTGATGAAACTTTAAAGGATAAATCAAGTTTTTCACTATTCATATATGATCTTTATCAAATTGAATATTTTTTATATAGAATTAGTACTCAATATTCAAAAAAAATTAATGAAAAAGAAGTTTATAACAATATATCCATATTATACGATAATATGAATATTAATGAATTAAAGTTTAAGATCAATGAAAATAAAGGGGAATTAATTTTTTTAAATTTTGATTATTCAAATTTTGATTTAATAAATGATTTAGAAAAAATAGTAACTGATTATAAAAATCTAAAACAAACAAAACCCTCACCTTATTTTATTTTTGTTGAAGATGATTGGTCAGATATGTATATTGAATGTAAACAACTTGTTGGTTGGAATTTATTATATTATTATCTCGATGGAGAATCAAAAAATATTAGTGATTTTATAAACATCATATCTAAATCCAATTTTTTAGATTATGAGGGAGATAATTTAGAATACGATTTAACAGATTTTTTATTGTCAAACGCAGTTTACCACTCTTATTTAAAAATTGAAATATGA
- the atpH gene encoding ATP synthase F1 subunit delta, with amino-acid sequence MLTSKVAKRYAQGLLDFTQESGNTASIFSEMKDVVKIFNESKELKNFFASPIIDAKKKTKAALEIFAQFSQLSKNLITLVIKQGRESHLQDIAQEFINKVEDLQGVQRVTLTVASELSQKNVEDIVKSSSLVDHTKNYDLNVVVTPEIIGGYILRVGDQQVDTSVRTKLSQVKKEFQLN; translated from the coding sequence ATGCTAACCTCTAAAGTAGCGAAAAGATATGCACAAGGTTTACTAGACTTTACTCAAGAGTCTGGGAACACGGCTTCTATTTTTTCGGAAATGAAAGATGTAGTAAAGATTTTTAATGAATCTAAAGAATTAAAGAACTTCTTTGCTTCGCCAATCATAGACGCTAAAAAGAAAACCAAAGCAGCCTTAGAAATCTTTGCTCAGTTTTCACAATTAAGTAAGAATCTTATTACTTTGGTGATTAAACAAGGTAGAGAAAGTCATCTTCAAGATATAGCACAAGAGTTTATCAATAAAGTAGAAGACTTACAAGGCGTACAGAGAGTTACCTTAACCGTAGCTTCTGAACTGTCTCAGAAAAATGTAGAAGACATTGTAAAATCTTCATCTTTAGTAGACCATACTAAAAACTACGACCTAAATGTGGTAGTAACCCCTGAAATTATTGGCGGGTATATCTTAAGAGTAGGAGACCAGCAGGTTGATACTTCTGTAAGAACTAAACTAAGCCAAGTGAAAAAAGAATTTCAATTAAATTAA